The genomic segment GGACTCGGCTTCAGCGTCGAAGAGTGTGAAAGGCAAAAGCACGTGATGCAGGCCAAGCTGTCGGCGCTGGAGAATGAAGCGTACAGTTTGGCAGGTCACAGCTTCTCCCTCACCAGTGTTGACGACATAGCACAGGTAGGACGCCTGTTCTCCACGGTTTTGATTTGAATCTGACTGTTAATCAGACAGAGAACATTTGTAAGCCACGTTAAATTATTATAAACTGACGCTCTCATCGTCGCCCTAGGTGTTGTTTCTGGAGCTCCACCTCCCTCCAAATGGTGAGATTGGAGAGCCGAGAACTAAGAAGACTCTGGGCTACACCAGAAGAGGCGGTGGCAAAGGGAGACTTGGGAAGCAATTCAGCACTACGAaggtacaagcaaaaatacaacgAAATAAGACAACCAACCCAAACACGTATCTGTATGGAGATGTATCAAACATAGGATAGTTAGTCAtaaaattgattggaaaatacacatatattcacatacagttttaaaaaattccatTATTACTAgtaatcataaatagacataaaagCTTTTACATATTCGGTTTGCTAAAAGTAGTACATAGTTTTAGTTTCTGCagttactctttttttttgaaaagacCAAATAAGTAACAATAAGAAATGttgattattttacatttacctGAATTTATATAAACAGTTcctgtatttgtatttatttattagtctTTTAGGACCTTTTTTTGACTGGTAACTGTTCTATCTCATGATTTTTATGCCTCGCCTTAGAGGAATATTTAACCGTCTTCCTGGAACTGAGATGCATATTTCCTGTTCCAGGATGTTCTGGAGAAGCTTCGTCCGCTACACCCACTCCCTGGGGTAATTCTGGAGTGGCGACGGATCACCAATGCCTTAACTAAGGTGGTGTTCCCCCTACAGAGGGAAAAGCAATATCATCCCAAACTGAAGATGGACAGAATATACCCCACCGCCCAGACTCACACAGCCACAGGTAAAACACTGACCATATATggaaatttttttcttaattgtgactaaacatgaatgtttgtctttctttagGCAGAGTGAGCTTCACTGAGCCCAACATACAGAATGTTCCCAAAGATTTTGACATTGAAATGCCCACCTTGGTGAAAGAGAGTCCACCCTCACAAAACGCCCCTCACAGACCCGGGTAAACGCACTGCGGCTCACTGCATCTCCACTATTTCAACAGGAAACATTCATTCTCCGAATATATAACCTGTGCAGTTATTCATACTGCAGCAGGGAACTGCTAAACATAACTGTGCTTGTAACCCAgcatgaaagttttaaaaacattattatgttagtgtttattatattataattaCCTCAACTGTCTTCTTAGAACACTTTATTTCATCTGTTTATGTCATAAATCTTACTAAGGAATTTGTCTCATCCATTTGCAAGAATCACATCACAGTTTTCTCAAAACTAAGGattgtgtatattttttggAATTATTAGTCGATTGCAGGTTTTTCAGATTATAAGCTTAGATGAAGTAGATAGTAAGTTCTTGGGACCATTATCTGTAAAAAttatagaaatgtttaaaataaaaaatgttgagtaaGTGAATATTGCTGtggttgcagaaaaaaaaggcgATCTGTGACAGCAGCTGCTGCCCGTGGACCTGCGGAACAGGGCCCAGCGTTCTCCGTCAGCATGAGACACGCTTTCATTCCTTTTTCAGGTTTGTTTGGTGATAATTGTCCCAATAACAGCTATATTTGCTTGTAACTGCATCAGGAATTGTACTTGTCTTTACCGGACTGTAGGTGGAATGATATTAGCGGCTGACTACTCACAGCTGGAGTTAAGAGTGCTGGCTCACCTTTCAAAGGATCAGCGCCTCCTTCAGGTCAGTAGCACACAAATAGCATGATAGTTTATAAGATAAAACCTCTTAATGGTGTGTTTTCACAAGGTGCTGAATGGAGGAGCAGATGTGTTTCGCTGCATTGCTGCAGAGTGGAAAAATGTTGACCCAGAGTCTGTGCAGGACGACCTGAGGCAGCAAGCCAAGCAGGTCCAACCAGACAAGAAAAGAGagcaacaataacacacaatGACACATTTCCACGTGTAAGCttatctgtgtgtttgttggcAGATTTGCTATGGCATCATCTACGGAATGGGAGCCAAGTCTCTGGGGGAGCAAATGGGAGTGGAGGAGAACGATGCAGCCTGTTACATCGAGAGTTTCAAAGACAGATACAAAGGTAGATTAATGGATAACATTTGGGTGGAGAATATTGGGATGATCAAGGGAAGaaattttgtttcagttttagttGAGGAGAGATCTGTCATTGTCTTTTCTTGTTTCAGGGATCAGTGCTTTTCTTAAACAGACAGTTAAAAACTGTATCAAAGATGGTTTTGTCCAAACACTGATGTCCCGCAGGAGATACTTACCTGGAATCATCAGCTCCAACCCACACATCAGAGCACATGTAAGCATCCCTTCAGCAGATGCAAGGGGTTCaaacccatttttttaatgctttccCTGTGCCACTTACTTCTTTCCCATTCAGGCTGAGCGGCAGGCGGTCAACACGACCGTGCAGGGTTCAGCTGCAGACATAGTCAAACTCGCCACTGTAAACATCCAGAAACGCCTACGGGAAACCTATCCTGGCGTGCCACCTTCTCACCAGCACCTTCACACAGGTGAGCTAACACTTTTCTGTTAAGGAACATTAATAAATGTTCACCGTTACTAAATCCTGTCATCACTGCAGCTCGTAATCAGCGCAGAGCTGTCAGAGGAGCCTACTTCATCCTGCAGCTGCACGATGAGCTCATCTATGAAACAACAGAACAAGACCTCATTCAGGTGTGACCATTCATATGTGCTCTTGAAATACTCGGTTTGTTATAAATCTAATAGTAAATTATTTCAGAATTGTCCAAACTTTTGTCTCCGTTAGGTTGCACAGATCGTCAAGAGAGAGATGGAGTCTGCAGTGAAGCTGTATGTGAAGCTAAAGGTCAAAGTCAAGATGGGCAGCAGCTGGGGAGACCTTCAGGATATTGACATATGAAATGATTGGATTATAATGaaatcaaatgcatttttatctttactttgTATCATAAGATGCCAtcttttgcacatattttaaataatactgTCAGCAATGAAATGTAAACATGAtctcttaaatgtatttttttttacattacatagAATTTGTGCCAACATTTATAGGGACATTAAATATCAATGATgaaaaagtgatgttttatAGACTTTAATCATAAAAGcatctttaaatcaaatgtCACATGACGTACTGGGAGGTGGATTTGACACTTTTCGAATTTGCTGCATGAAGTATTTCAACttttgtgactgtttttttaaaaaagcttttcacaACTGAGCTTTAAAATCAAGAGAAGATCAGAGTTTATTGATTTCATTCAAAACTCCATGAACATTTTGTCAAGACAATAGAATACAGATTAGCTCAAAGACCCTTTCACAACATCCGAGTGGAATTTAAAGGACAATTGATTCGCCTGGATTAACACTTATGTCCTATTCATTAACAATAAACCAGTGCACCATGACAGAGGgcatttgacacaaaaaaaaaagaaataaataaatgtcacagACATGAATCTATAAACATATGTCAAATAAACCATGAAGAACAgggatttgtttaaaataaaaagtgtttccagatGTTGGTACAAATGTCTCAAAATAAGGCTTTTTCTTGTgcgaaacaattaaaaaagtaatacagaacatcaaaatatgtcaaatgcTGTCATTGCAATCATTACCCACgtaatcaaaaataaactggGTAAGACTAGCAGCTACTATTGGATGGTTCTACTCATCAAGAACGTCACCCATCAGATGCATATTTTTAGGTGCAAAGTGATAAAACTGCTGCTTTTCTATCATCCTAAAATGTTTCATCCATCTCCGTTGTCTTTTTTGAGGCAGTCAGAGCTTAAAGAACAATCATTAGAAGACACGATAATAACCAACATCTTTGGTGGTTTTGCCACTGCTTAAATGCTGAACTGTTCAAATACACAACAGctgggtttttgtttctttactgGAAAATTCagaggggaaaagaaaaaagaaaaagtatgtgaTGACTGCCAACTATCAATGTTTATTGTGTCAACAGCCCCACTCACAGAGTCCTTTGGGCTGGAGCAGAATTTAAACCTAAAGTGAGAAATGGGCTGTGTGGGAGGATGTGAGCTTTCTGTAAACAGTTATCGTCAGGCTCAGagccacaaacaaaaaaaagaaggtaaggCATCAGCACAAGCAGAGCTGTGCGTTTCACCAGAgtgtaaaaagaaacaacaggGAGAACATATGTACAAAAGGTTCAACAGTAAGTGCTACTCAAGCAGCCTTTTGTGTTCACTGGCTAGATGTGAGGCGAAGAGAACTTGTTTAAACCTTTCTTGCAGGGGTTGTGCTGGGGGGCTCAGAGCTCTGACCCGGTCCCACAACTTCCTGTGGGAAAACCCTTGGCCCTGGCTTGCATTCTTGGGGCATAAcagtttatgttaaaaaaaaaaaaattctggggAATAAGGACACCAGAGGCTTGGAGATGACATCATGCAAGCTGTCAGGGCGCCTTCCCATCGGGGCTGAAGAAGTACCTGACAGGAGGACCGGGGAGGTCCTCGTCTCCGTCTGCTTCTGGAGCGAAGGAGACGGTAAGGTCAACGTAGCGGCGGTCAACTGATGGCTTGATAAGCTTCTGCATCCTGTCAGAGTCCACATGAATGCGTGTTTAGAAAAAGCATTCAAATAAACGAAATTAAACTAAAGCACTCACGTCAGTTTGAGCCTCTTTGAGTGTCCGGGCATCACAGGCACATACAGCATCTTCACACCATGGACGACCATGGTAGGTTCAATCGTGTACTTTTCCTGCAGGAAAACGATTATTTGACTAATAAATACTTCTAGCAAAACAACAGCAGCTCGACGGTGAATGAATATCTCACCCTGACTGCATTCATGAAGTCAGACAGAGTGAAGTCCTCATGGCCAAATATGGTCCAACAGTCCCAGATGGTGAAGGAGATGTTATTCCTGAAAGATGTCACACAGTTCTCACTTCTGTGCACATAAAACAAGATCCTGCCACTGGATCAACACTAAAGCtgtaaaaactctttaaaagaTTAAGTAGGgatgaaaaacaatgtttgttctgtttgagttgttttaaatacacttttactgtaaaaacacaagtattgtttgttaaaaacagcagctttcattatatttattgactgaaaaatgaacaaaagtggAACTTTCCTGAACTAATTTAGGTTGAAGTAAttgcataattaaaagaccacttgtgACACTGTTAAAgcagatcaaaagaggattggagtaggactttaaatattttttaaccatctGTAACTTTGAGTATTCAGAGGTTTTGTCACATCCTCATTAATGCCTGTTGGTACTCCTACCTGATGACCGTCCGTTTAACGAGAGCAGTCTCACTGAGCACCATGACTGGAATGGCCAAGTTGAAGAAACAATTCTTGAAGGATTCAAACCCGTACCCTCCAACAACCTTAATTAATTCCAGGGCAACcttagaaagaaaagaaaagaaaatagcacACAATGTAACGTTTGAGTTTAAGCTGGAATCTTTTGAGAggtttttttcaggaaaaaaatgtaaggatgAGGAAGTTCTTGAGCTCACTAGTCCAGACACAGCCGCTGTTGCCGTGGCGATGGCGGGAATGATCTTTCCAGCAATGCGTTTGGTCTTCAGTCTGTCGGCTGGCTCTATGGAGTACATCCTGGCTCTGAGGGAGGACGCAGACGTGACGAAATCAATGTGGCCGTTGCTGTCGTTGTCTTTCTCGAACTGGAGGTGGCTCATTCGTAATGCCTCTGCgggggagggggtggggttaATGGGTTTATACAAAATGAAAGACAAGTCAATGTTTAAGGTATTgtcatgtatttaaaaatcagttttagatGTTAATTTGACCTGTTAGGTAAGGCTATTTTTATAATGCTCTACACCTCAACAAATCAATGTCGCTCCGTCAATCACACTTCTGTATAATCTAACTCTCCAGTTAGGAAGCAACACAGATTGACCATAAATTCTGGAGGGGTGACCACAGACAACTTCTCCATCCTTATGTTTTCTGCCTGATATTTTAGTGACTTTTGAGTACCAGCAGTGCCGTCTCTCCAGCGGTACCATCTACAACCCACACAAGTGGCCAAGATAGTGCAACTCATCGACATCAATGAGAGCCTCATTTGATTTGTCTCAAAGAGATTACATTAAAGTTGGATCAGCCTGTAGTGTGTTTTTCCACTTCGGTTTTTAATATGGTTCCACATCCAGACCTTTATATgctaataaatataatttttattgataattttaatGTGGTTGTCAGCACAcacaataaatcatttaaaaagagtATTTCATTTGTTTGGGTATAGGATGTGTTTTCTTGGTGTTCCCTTTATACTTTAGAGCAGTGTGTATACCTGGTGTGACGCCGTCAGCAGAAATGGCCTGTTCCAGCTGTGCGATGGCTTCCCTCTCCTCCTCGCTGCTTAAAGGCATCTTTATCTGGTCTGGCTTCTTTGCAGTCTCGTCCGTCTCTATACACTGTTAGCAGCAGAACTCCAATGGTCAACTTTTATTAAGCTCACAGAGCTACCAAAGCTCACATCAAATAAGAATCTCACTTTCTCTGACGGTCTGTACTCGGGTATCTCAACATCGGAGAGGATCTTTGACACGGCATCTTCGGAGAGAtcctaacaaaaaaaagcccagtGAGTATAAGTGACGCTACCTTTGATTGACGGCAGAGGCACAAGGGTCATTGGCCTACCTTTTCTGAGAAAGGGATGTTATAAATCTCAGCAAAAAGCCGGGCGGCGCTGACGATGAAAGTGAAGTGCCTGATGGGAACAGAATGAGGGTTTGTCAACATAACAGGGCAAAAAGCGCACAAGCTTCCAACTTCGGAGAACACTCACAAAGGGTCTTTTAGGTCAAACTCAGTCGGAGTTGGAGGTCTTTTTGGAGACTGCCAAAACAAACCTAAAGAGGGAGGAAAAAGCAGACATGTTATTGTGCAACATTAAGAATTTGTAAGTGATCCGTTAAAAAAAACCCCTTACTTCCATCTTTTAACCTTGTATCCAGAGGAAAGGAGTGCAACAGTTGTAGGGCCTAAAGAAACAATGAACTGAGGCTTGAAATCCATTTCAAGGATTAATATTAATATGAACATTTGAATTTCAACTTCAAGATCGATTACCTTTCTCTTGAAAtacttttcaaattttaaacgGGCGATAATGACGCACTGTTCCCAGTGACTAGGCCTTCTGCTTAACAGCTTAACGACCTGGAAGGCCCCCTCCATGCTTTCCCCCAGCTGCATtctctgcacacaaacaaatcaaatattttacagctttaaactGATTGCAAGCAATTTTTGCTCCTGGGGAGCTCTTACCTGCAGCACCGCTTCAGCAGAGACCTGCGTCTGCCAGAAGGAGTTGTACATGGAAGGTTTGTGGAAAAAGGAACTCTCAAACtagacaaaaggaaaataatgatGAGTGGTCAATGTTTAAGTTAAAACACATTGGAAAAAGTCAAAAGGTCACACCTTGTCTCGAGCCCACTGAATTGTGTGCTCTATAACAGAAGGAAAAGACTTGAGAGTGCAGAAGGGGATCTCCTCTTCTGGGGGGTCCCTCTGGGAGCCAAAGAGACAGATGTGTTATAAtagaatacaaagaaaaaaacatttagccaCACATATGACCAGAGACAGACTTGGATGGACTCACATGGCTGTTGTAGGACTCTGTCAGGTATGGCACGATGATCTCTGTGTGTCCTTTTGTTCCCATGGTGCCGGAATCCAGGAGGGGTCTCTGATTGCACACGCAGCGACTGGAAACGACAGGAATCAGCACATTCATTTTACACTTTGGATAAAAACACGAGgtcaaatcaaaaataaatgctctGCTGCATAAGAGCACCAAACAAAAAGAACCAAAGGATACTTTGGAGCCACCCTGGACATGGACTGTTGTTGACAACTAGGCTTTCATTCATTTGGTAGATGTGTGTCAGCATTATGATTACAATtttaatcagttaaaaaaatgcctttaatGTGTAGCCTCAAAGAATGAGAATGTTGACATAATGAGAACATTTGTGTCAAATTCCCATGATAATTAAGAGCTCTATGTACTTTCATATAAGAGTCATATTATTTGCAAAATCAATGCGTGTTACCTTCAATATTTGTTTCTAAGGCTGTATGACTAATAGGTCAAGAGGTCATGTGACTGCTGTGCCAGGGACTGATTTGATAAAGTAAAAAGGGGAGAGGGCCCCTCCTTTCAAAATAGGGAGTCtacagacttaaaaaaagtaaaagcacatCCATTGCTGGAGATTTGctaaaaagctggaaaagactccaaatctgtgttttttattttggattaatttttctgtttagaCTGGCCTGGACAAAGAGTTTTGGGTCAGATGATTCCTTTATTTCACTTGAATTTTGCTTTGTTGTGGATGTGGACAAAATCTGGACTGATGTCTGAGTGGAAGAGTTCAAAGTCTAAAGtgaaactctgatcatcttttgatatattccaagtgttcccattggtctttaaattaggattattccgtttttagacaaaacaaaaaaacccatgTGGGTTTTCAAGAACAATTTCCACAAAGTGGTGGAAGTTCACTAAAAATGTGCCTCAGAGTCGTGggcgagaaaaaaaaatctgctcttttcccatcatccatctgtttacatgctctcccactagcttacagtccctaaTAACCCCAATTTAACATTActgacaacaaaaatggtgagcaatattggagctacgGTACtgagttgtacagttttgagccagatacatgaacatgaatctatttgtctacaagtggatgcatcagaatggagcttgtgacCCGCCTACTGTTGGTTctacgtcacaactacaagctttttccaacagcatttttttgtctgctcctaattcacagcAATTTGGATTAggactcagaaatgcagttttagtcctgatgtttttttatatatttcctgCATAGTgacaaaaaatgctacaagagcatgttaaaaagatgattttagtTGGAGTGAACCCTTAAAACTCTTAATGAAAGAAATAGCTGATCGCTACAAACTTTAATGTTGAAAAACAGCATCCTCCTCACACACCTGTCCACATATCTCCGTGCCTCCACGTTGTCCAGCGCAGTGACCACGACGTCCAGCGAGGAATAGAAGGAGTCGCTGTAGATGCTCTCGGTAGCCGGGCACACTTTGTTTAAGTGGGCGTCTATCTGCAGGTCTGGGTTGATATCATGCGTTGCTTCTGCTGCTGTGGTGCTCTTTGGTCTCTGAGTGCAGAGAGACGAccgagaaataaaaaaaattaatgattaCATGCCTGCCAGATGAATCCactgataaaaaaatgctaGATGTGTTCACCTGGATATGATGTGGTCTGAATAGAAACTGCCTGTTAAGGTTGGACTTTTCTATAAGGTCTGGGTCTGTGATGCACACCTGtcaagtgaaaaacaaaaagtctttttaaaaattaacaagaaatgAAACgtatgcttaaaataaaacaggagtTGCTCACCTCTCCAGAGTTTTTAGCCAGGCCTACTCCAAGAAGGGCAAAGTTTTTTAGCATCTCGCAACCTATGGCACCACAACCAACCTTAGAGGAGAAAATATATGAAGTATTTATCCGGACATAAACAGTCTGTGGTGAGCTGATAAAGCCAGGCTCGTACCATGAAGACCCTGAGCTTGTGCAGATCAAGCAACATTGATTCTCCGATGCACGCTCGTAATCCGTCGTATCGATCGCCTCTGGGGAAAAACTCCTCGGCAGACAGGGACTGAAGAGGCCGGACTACCTCCAGAGCATCAAGGTAAAACTGAACAGGAGAGAAGCGGTATTCAGTTAGATCAATAGGAagagtctcactctgatcatcttttaaaataattcccaatgctcttttaattatgattatactattttaagccaaaatgaAGATTGTGTCATTTTCAAGGTCAATTTCTGCAAAATGGCAGTAGGTAATTTGAAATTTGCCTTTAAGTTCTGGGCAGGACCACTGGTAcacctccacttcccatcatccatctagctagcttacagccctcacacccagctcaaacaaggaaatatagcttaattttccttatttatgtcctccatgatgtaaaaaatgtcacaagtgttaaaaacatgagttggtctttaaatattgggaaaaaaatgactgcgtagaaaaaaaagaagaactttaGAAACTGACCCACTGCTGCAGAGGCCCAAACTTCCCAGTGATGGCCTTTAGGACTTCCTGACTGGCTATTCCTCCGACAGCAGCAGCCAGAGGAGGCAGAGTCCCTCTTGCTGTTTTAGACAAACAGCGCACCAACTCAGCGTTCACTGGAATCTGAAagggaggaaaaagaagaataaaatttaaaaaaagaactatcACACAATACAAGATTAAAGATGATGAACAGTGGAGTTTCCTCGTATAAATAAGCAGcagaataaaatctaaaataaaggTTATTGGTAAGGCAATAAAAGACTTACTTTGTTCTTATGAATGACACTGACTTCCTCAGTTAACTTTAGTAAAGCCTCGGCGTCCTCCAAGCATCTGATAACATCAAAGCAAAACTGATGAAACctttaaaaatctcaaaacatttcagttttttttaatttattttttttaatcaaagtaaaagaaaaatatggaaGTTATTACCCAATGTTGGGAAGTCTGCCGTGCTTTTCCTGGAAGGCGTCTAGTGCCAGCATGGCTGCATGGATGTGTAACGGAGCCTGATGGGAGGATTGCAAACCAGAATGAGGTTTCCACAGACGatcaaaaaatatgataaactcagacagtttttaaatcagattcAAACCTAACCAATCCAAGATGAAAGTTAGTCTGCAGCTTGTGTTACTATGGTGATATGTAAGGATCTTTACTTAGGTGGCAATCCAATTCAATTCAAGAATCAAGATCAACGATTCACAGATCGAACCACACTTAATCTAAATATCCATGTTTTTActggatgaataaaaaatgtttttaaacaataagttataactttatttaaagcagaaaatcagaatcaacaaaacagataaaagcacaaagattttgaaagaaagtaaTATTAGTCACTTTAAAGAATGTCAAACTGAAAGGTTTTTTAGCTACCTTCTGAagtgaacaaaacataaacattacTGTTGCTTTACAACAAATCCTGAACATTTTCTCCTCAGGTTTTAATCTTCAAAGTTTTACTGATTATATTTCCAGGAGATAGATGGCAAGAAGATAGTAATTGAAGGCACagtaacatttaaataaaaatgacaattataaAACATGTGCGTTCACCTAACATTTAATGTTCCAAAATTCAGATCcatcatatttttattctattttgttctaatttatttattatttaatattaattttaaaccaagtatttttttacagaacttATTTCACTAAACTGAACTTcagtctcttttttattttctatgaaaaacactcaatacttttattttgaaaatatatacaaGCTTCTCCGACACTTTACTTTGAACTTTGTTTATTTCCAGTAACAATAGGGTATTAATTTTGTTTAGTTGATGTACCTAAAATCCCAAATTATTTGCCATTTTAGCATGATAAACGTGTATTTTTACTATACTCCATTAGATTTATAAAGATTGTGAATCAGCGAACGTCGGAGATTTTTGAACTCGCAAATATCCAAGTATTCGGATTACTCCTTACAGCCCTAGTGTTATATATGGAGGAGTGAGTCTGTAAACCAGAATTAAGGCCAAACaatcaaaatgttcacaaaCGAGCCAGAAAATCCTCAgatctttttaaaaactcaccTCTGGTTTACTGAGATCTGGAATCAGAACCTGAGGATCACTCAGCTGCTGTTCTAATGTTtcctgaaaaaagtgaaacatgtaAAGTCACAAGCTCAAATGTAAtgatttaaatatgtatattttttattttgtactcaCAAATTTGTACATCTGGGGGGTCTTGACCATAACGAAGAAACCTCCGTGTGCATATGGCTGGAAATGTGACGTATCTCCTATTTCAAAGCTGTGGGAGGAAAGGACTAAACacccacattcacacacaaaaacagaaatagggCAAAAATAACTCAGATTAGGTTACTTTTGTCTCTATGCGTGCTGGCTTTGATGTGCTGGATGTCTAGTCACTTTTAAAGATGCAATGCAAACAACACCTGAAACCTGCCGTGTAGTGCCATTCAGCTCCTCCATGCCGTTAATTTCTCTAAAGATGACGCTCTGGCCCGTCTGCAGGCCGTGGGGCTGGTTGTCTATGCAGGTTACCACCCCAGAATtgtcctaaataaaaaaaagcaacaaaaaaatgtcaggatAACTGAATATCAATGGAGATTGTAAAACCATAAATGTAATATGA from the Oryzias melastigma strain HK-1 linkage group LG1, ASM292280v2, whole genome shotgun sequence genome contains:
- the uba6 gene encoding ubiquitin-like modifier-activating enzyme 6 — its product is MAADLMEIDDSLYSRQRYVLGDSAMHQMAQSSVFLSGMGALGVEIAKNIALAGVKAVTLHDTKLCETWDLGCNFFIRRDDVLSQRKRVEAVCPRVSELNPYVQVDMSACPLDDNIDLSFLRKYQCVILTESSLSLQKRVNKFCHSQQPPIRFISSDAYGICVRVFCDFGEAFEVSDPTGEEPKEIFIQSITQDNSGVVTCIDNQPHGLQTGQSVIFREINGMEELNGTTRQVSVLSSHSFEIGDTSHFQPYAHGGFFVMVKTPQMYKFETLEQQLSDPQVLIPDLSKPEAPLHIHAAMLALDAFQEKHGRLPNIGCLEDAEALLKLTEEVSVIHKNKIPVNAELVRCLSKTARGTLPPLAAAVGGIASQEVLKAITGKFGPLQQWFYLDALEVVRPLQSLSAEEFFPRGDRYDGLRACIGESMLLDLHKLRVFMVGCGAIGCEMLKNFALLGVGLAKNSGEVCITDPDLIEKSNLNRQFLFRPHHIQRPKSTTAAEATHDINPDLQIDAHLNKVCPATESIYSDSFYSSLDVVVTALDNVEARRYVDSRCVCNQRPLLDSGTMGTKGHTEIIVPYLTESYNSHRDPPEEEIPFCTLKSFPSVIEHTIQWARDKFESSFFHKPSMYNSFWQTQVSAEAVLQRMQLGESMEGAFQVVKLLSRRPSHWEQCVIIARLKFEKYFKRKALQLLHSFPLDTRLKDGSLFWQSPKRPPTPTEFDLKDPLHFTFIVSAARLFAEIYNIPFSEKDLSEDAVSKILSDVEIPEYRPSEKCIETDETAKKPDQIKMPLSSEEEREAIAQLEQAISADGVTPEALRMSHLQFEKDNDSNGHIDFVTSASSLRARMYSIEPADRLKTKRIAGKIIPAIATATAAVSGLVALELIKVVGGYGFESFKNCFFNLAIPVMVLSETALVKRTVIRNNISFTIWDCWTIFGHEDFTLSDFMNAVREKYTIEPTMVVHGVKMLYVPVMPGHSKRLKLTMQKLIKPSVDRRYVDLTVSFAPEADGDEDLPGPPVRYFFSPDGKAP